Within the Flavobacterium sp. 9R genome, the region TAATTACCTTAAGTATATTGTACCTTTAGAAGAAGAAGAGTTAGTGTTCTATAAAAGTAATAAAACGGACAGGTGGTGGATAGAAATTCCTTTTTTGACTAATGGGAATAATAAATTAAAAAGAAATACGTTGTTACCATGTTCTTATGAAGAGTATTTGGCTGCTTGTAATCAAGAGTTGCCCGAGAGATGGTGGAAAGCACAGCGTAAAAACAGTGTTTAAAAGTAGTTAAAAAAAAAACGGATTTGTTACTTGTAAAAATTGTTTATTTAAAAAATAATAAATAGGTTTACAAACTTTAAAAGATGAATAGTTAACCCCCCAAATTTATATGAAGAAAATCATTGTGTTTACGGCTTTTTTGACTTTGTTAATAAGCTGTGGTAAATCAAGCGATAAAGGAGAATTAGTAGGTGTTAAAGGAGGTAAGTGGCACCCAGAAAAACCTTACGGAATGACATTAGTTCCAGGAGGTTCTTTTATTATGGGTAAATCAGAGCATGATATTGCCGCTATTGACGATGCACCAACTAAAACCGTTACCGTACGTTCGTTTTATATGGACGAAACCGAAATTACGAATAGTGAATACCGTTCTTTCGTAGAATGGGTAAAAGATTCAACTATCAGAGTTCGATTAGCAATTCTTGCGGACATGAATGGTCAAAAATCCTCTGGAGGCAAAGGTAAAAATACTGGAAGCATTGGAGATTTTGCTTTTAATGATTCCGATCCTACCAAGATGACTGCTTACGATAAGTACATGTATGATAATTATTATAGTGTAGGTACTGAAAAAGATCCATACGCTACAAGAAAGTTGAACCGTAAGGTTAAGCTAATTAAGGATACAAAAAAATACCCAGATGAGTATTATGCTGAAGTAATGGACTCAATGTATTTACCAATAGACCAATCCTACAACGGTCTTAGAACAATTGATGTTAATAAATTGAAGTACAAATACACGTGGATGGATATCCAAGCTGCAGCAAAAGCTAAAAGTGGTTCAAGAAAAGATTTCATTAGAACAGAGGAGATTAGTGTGTATCCAGATACAACTGTGTGGATTAAAGATTATGCTTATTCTTATAATGAGCCAATGCATAATGATTATTTTTGGCACAAAGCTTATGGAGAATATCCAGTAGTTGGTGTGAAATGGACTCAAGCAAAAGCATTTTGTGCTTGGAGAACTCAAAATAAAAACACGTATATTAAATCAAAACAAAAAGGACGTGATTTAATTAATTCTTTCCGTTTGCCTACAGAGGCTGAATGGGAGTACTCTGCAAGAGGTGGTCTGGAATCTGCAACTTACCCTTGGGGAGGCCCTTACACTAAAAACGATAGAGGTTGTTTCTTAGCCAACTTCAAACCAAGTCGTGGTGATTATGCTGCAGATAATGCATTGTATACTGTAGAAGCAAAATCATACGAGCCTAATGGATATAATCTATACAATATGGCAGGTAATGTTTCTGAATGGACTAACGACGCTTACGATCCAAATGGATTTGAGTATGTTTCAACTATGAATCCAAATGTTTCTGATGCTTCTAACAAACGTAAAGTTGTTCGTGGAGGTTCTTGGAAAGATGTTGCTTATTTCTTGCAAGTAAGTACTAGAGATTTTGAATACGCTGACTCAGCAAGAAGTTTTATCGGATTTAGAACTGTTCAGGATTATATGGGTACTCAGGTTACAGGTACCACAAAAGGAAGAAAATAAATTAAACCAAATCTAAATATTTTAAATTAACCTAAAAACAAATTATTATGGCATTATTAAGCAAAAAAACAATGAATTTCGCTTACGGTATGGGAGCGGCAGTAGTTATTATCGGAGCATTATTCAAAATTACTCACTTTGAATTAGGACCATTAACAGGAACATTAATGTTATCTATTGGTCTTTTGGTTGAGGCGGCAATTTTTGCTTTATCTGCATTCGAACCTGTTGAAGACGAATTGGACTGGACTTTAGTTTATCCAGAATTAGCTAATGGTCAAGCTAAATCTCAAGTTAAAAAAGAAGAGAAAGTTGATGCTCAAGGGATTTTATCTCAAAAATTAGATGCAATGTTGAAAGAAGCTAAAATTGACTCTGAGTTGATGTCAAGCTTAGGGAATAGTATCAAAAACTTTGAAGGAGCTGCTAAAGCAATTTCTCCAACAGTTGATTCTATTGCTTCTACAAAAAAATACAGCGAAGAGTTATCTATGGCTGCTGCTCAAATGGAATCATTAAATAGTTTATACAAAGTTCAATTAGAAAGTGCTTCAAGAAACGCTGAAGCTAATAAAGAAATCGCTGAAAATGCTGGTAAATTGAAAGAGCAAATGGCTTCAATGACAGCAAATATTGCTTCATTAAACAGTGTTTATGGAGGAATGCTTTCTGCAATGAACAACAAAGGATAATTAGTTTTTGACTAAAATTATTATTTATTAAACTAATTATTTAGAAAAAATGGCAGGAGGAAAATTAACCCCTAGACAGAAGATGATTAACCTAATGTACTTGGTTTTCATCGCAATGTTAGCAATGAATATGTCCAAAGAAGTTTTATCGGCTTTTGGATTGATGAATGAAAAATTTGAAAATGCAAACGCTGCTTCTACACAAAACAATCAAGCTTTATTGATGTCTTTAGACACGAAGGCTGCTGAAGCAAAAGGAGACTTCGTTGCAGCTGCAGCTACAGCTCACAAAGTAGAAGTAATTACAAAAGAATTTGACGCTTACATCGCTACTTTAAAAACTGATGTTCTTAAAGGTTTTACTGTAGATACAGAAACAGGCAAATTACCATATGAAAATATGGACAAAGGTGACAACATTGATAACTGGTTTATTGGTGAAGGATACACTAAAAAAGGAAATGAAATTATTGCTAAAATTGAAAAGTATAAATCAGATATCAAAGCTGCTTTAGGTGGTGATAAAAAATATGCTGCAATTGCTAAAGAAGTTGATGCAAAGTTTGATTTAAGTGAGGTTAAAGATAAAGATGGTAATAAAATAAAATACCTATCATATCATTTTAAAGGTTTTCCAGCTGTAGCTTCTGTTGCAAAATTATCAGCTTGGCAAAATGATGTTAAAAAAGTAGAGGGTGATGTTTACAATTCTGCATTAGGAAAAGCAGCTGTTGAAGCAGCTTCTTACAGTAACTATCAAGGTGTTGTTGTATTAGATAAGAATGCTTATTTTCAAGGTGAAAAGGTAACTGGTAAAGTAGTTTTAGGTCGTTATGACGAAAACACTAAACCAACTTCCTTTAACTTAAATGGAAGACCAGGTAATATCGTTAATGGACAAGCAAAAGTTGATATTACAGCTGGTGGAGTTGGAGAGCAAAATATTAACGGTCAATTTACATTCTTGGAAGACGGTAAAACAATTCCTGTGAAATTTGAAGGTAAATATGTAGTGGTACCAAGACCTAATTCTGCGACTATTTCTGCAGATAAGATGAATGTAGTGTATCGTGGAGTAGTTAATCCAATGTCTATCTCTTTTGCAGGTATTTCTGATAAAGATGTAGTAGCTTCTGCTCCAGGTTTAACAAAAGTTGGAAACGGTAAATACAACATGAGTCCAGGTACAGGTACTGAGGTCGTTATTAATGTTACTGGAAAAATGTCTGATGGTAAAATGGCATCAGATAAGAAAGTGTATAGAATTAAAGGTATTCCTGGTCCAGCAGGTACTATTAGAGGTGAAATGGGTGTTGTAAAAGGACCTAAATCAAATCTACAAGTTGCTACAATAGGTGCTAAATTAGTTGATTTTGATTTTGAAGTAGGTTTGGATGTTGTTGGATTTAACTTCAAAATTGCAGGTCAACCTACAGTTGTAGTTTCAGGTAACCGTTTAAATTCACAGTGTATTACTGCTTTGTCAAAAGCAGGAAGAGGAGATCAAGTTACGATTTCTGAAATTAAAACTAAATTAGTTGGTGCTGGTAGTTATTTATTACCAAGAACAGCTCCAGTAATTTACGAAATACAATAATAGTACGTTTGTAAAAACTACTCCAATATTTTATAAGGACACCATGATGAATGTAAGATTTTTTTTAGTAGCTATTGTCACTGTATTAGGTAGTGTAGCTGGGTTTTCACAATCCAATCTTTTGAATGCCAAAAAGCCTAGTGAAATTGGACTTAAGACTGCAGCTCAACTTATTTCAGATAATGACAAACCATTAGCTTATGGGTATGTTCATGATAGAGATATCCTGATGGGAAAAACAACTTGGGAAATAATTGATTTAAGTGAAAAAATCAATTTCCCTCTTTATTTCCCTATTGATACTGCTAACATTGGACACGATAGACGTTCATTGTACGATGTTTTAACAAAAGCGATGAAGTCAGGTAAGATTACCGAAGTGTATACAGACAGTTATTTTAATACTAAAAAATCGCTTAAAGATATACAAGGTTCTTTATCTCGTATTGATACAACTGATGCTGGTAGAGAATTGATAAATCAAGACCCAGATGCATACAGATCTAGAGTAGTAAAGAAAAAAGTTGTTACTGGTACTGGTAAAAAGAAAACAGTTACTTATGTTGATGAGACAGTTGGACCAACGAAGAGTATTCCTGAGGAGTATATCTTGAAACAAGATTTATCTGCACAAGATGTTAGTCAATATAAGATTAAAGGTTTTTGGTATTTTGATAAACGTCAGAGTGAGTTAAAGTACCGTTTACTTGGAATATGTCCAGTAACTCCTGATGTTTACACAATGAACAGTGAGGAAAAAGATTATATTGAATTGTTCTGGGTGTTTTTCCCAGCATCAAGAGAGGTTTTGCATGAAGCAAAAACTTTTAATGAGAAGAATTCTTCAATGCCAATTTCTTTCGATCAAATCTTGAATTCAAGACGTTTTAATGCAGTTGTATATAAAGAGGAAAACATCTACGGAGACCGTGCGGTTGAAGATTATATGAAAGATAATTCCCAAAATCAGCTTATTGAATCGGAAAGAATTAAAGAGAAGATTCGTAATTTCGAACAAGATATGTGGAACTATTAATTGATGTAGTTCATTATAGAAAAAACTCTTACTTTTAGTAAGAGTTTTTTGTTTTTAATCTTATTAAATTTTTATAGTATGATTGATTATTTGATTGTTGGTGCTGGTTTAGCTGGGATTTCCTTTGCTGATTTAGCTTTGAATAACAATAAAAAAGTTGTTGTTTTTGAAAACAATTCTCAAAATTCATCTCGTATAGCTGGAGGTTTGTACAACCCAGTTATCCTTAAGCGTTTTACAGAAGTATGGGATGCTAGTAGTCAATTGTGCGA harbors:
- the gldN gene encoding gliding motility protein GldN — protein: MNVRFFLVAIVTVLGSVAGFSQSNLLNAKKPSEIGLKTAAQLISDNDKPLAYGYVHDRDILMGKTTWEIIDLSEKINFPLYFPIDTANIGHDRRSLYDVLTKAMKSGKITEVYTDSYFNTKKSLKDIQGSLSRIDTTDAGRELINQDPDAYRSRVVKKKVVTGTGKKKTVTYVDETVGPTKSIPEEYILKQDLSAQDVSQYKIKGFWYFDKRQSELKYRLLGICPVTPDVYTMNSEEKDYIELFWVFFPASREVLHEAKTFNEKNSSMPISFDQILNSRRFNAVVYKEENIYGDRAVEDYMKDNSQNQLIESERIKEKIRNFEQDMWNY
- the gldK gene encoding gliding motility lipoprotein GldK, with the protein product MKKIIVFTAFLTLLISCGKSSDKGELVGVKGGKWHPEKPYGMTLVPGGSFIMGKSEHDIAAIDDAPTKTVTVRSFYMDETEITNSEYRSFVEWVKDSTIRVRLAILADMNGQKSSGGKGKNTGSIGDFAFNDSDPTKMTAYDKYMYDNYYSVGTEKDPYATRKLNRKVKLIKDTKKYPDEYYAEVMDSMYLPIDQSYNGLRTIDVNKLKYKYTWMDIQAAAKAKSGSRKDFIRTEEISVYPDTTVWIKDYAYSYNEPMHNDYFWHKAYGEYPVVGVKWTQAKAFCAWRTQNKNTYIKSKQKGRDLINSFRLPTEAEWEYSARGGLESATYPWGGPYTKNDRGCFLANFKPSRGDYAADNALYTVEAKSYEPNGYNLYNMAGNVSEWTNDAYDPNGFEYVSTMNPNVSDASNKRKVVRGGSWKDVAYFLQVSTRDFEYADSARSFIGFRTVQDYMGTQVTGTTKGRK
- the gldL gene encoding gliding motility protein GldL, producing MALLSKKTMNFAYGMGAAVVIIGALFKITHFELGPLTGTLMLSIGLLVEAAIFALSAFEPVEDELDWTLVYPELANGQAKSQVKKEEKVDAQGILSQKLDAMLKEAKIDSELMSSLGNSIKNFEGAAKAISPTVDSIASTKKYSEELSMAAAQMESLNSLYKVQLESASRNAEANKEIAENAGKLKEQMASMTANIASLNSVYGGMLSAMNNKG
- the gldM gene encoding gliding motility protein GldM gives rise to the protein MAGGKLTPRQKMINLMYLVFIAMLAMNMSKEVLSAFGLMNEKFENANAASTQNNQALLMSLDTKAAEAKGDFVAAAATAHKVEVITKEFDAYIATLKTDVLKGFTVDTETGKLPYENMDKGDNIDNWFIGEGYTKKGNEIIAKIEKYKSDIKAALGGDKKYAAIAKEVDAKFDLSEVKDKDGNKIKYLSYHFKGFPAVASVAKLSAWQNDVKKVEGDVYNSALGKAAVEAASYSNYQGVVVLDKNAYFQGEKVTGKVVLGRYDENTKPTSFNLNGRPGNIVNGQAKVDITAGGVGEQNINGQFTFLEDGKTIPVKFEGKYVVVPRPNSATISADKMNVVYRGVVNPMSISFAGISDKDVVASAPGLTKVGNGKYNMSPGTGTEVVINVTGKMSDGKMASDKKVYRIKGIPGPAGTIRGEMGVVKGPKSNLQVATIGAKLVDFDFEVGLDVVGFNFKIAGQPTVVVSGNRLNSQCITALSKAGRGDQVTISEIKTKLVGAGSYLLPRTAPVIYEIQ